In Amyelois transitella isolate CPQ chromosome 3, ilAmyTran1.1, whole genome shotgun sequence, a single genomic region encodes these proteins:
- the LOC106141094 gene encoding calphotin-like isoform X6, whose product MKSLLITAVLVAVALAGPTNRVLIASHLFESPIAVGPAIVESPAPIAVGPAIVESPAPIAVGPAIVESPVAVSPVIVAEPSPIAVGPAIVESPAPIAVGPAIVESPVAVSPVIVAEPSPIAVGPAIVETPVAVSPVIVAEPSPIAVGPAIVESPAPIAVGPAIVESPVAVSPVIVAEPSPIAVGPAIVESPAAVSPVIVAEPSPIAVGPAIVESPVAVSPVIVAEPSPIAVGPAIVETPVAVSPVIVAEPSPIAVGPAIVESPVAVSPVIVAEPSPIAVGPAIVESPVAVSPVIVAEPSPIAVGPAIVETPVAVSPVIVAEPSPIAVGPAIVETPVAVGPVIVAEPSPIAVGPAIVETPVAVGPVIVAEPSPIAVGPAIVETPVAVSPVIVAEPSPIAVGPAIVETPVAVSPVIVAEPSPIAVGPAIVESPVAVSPVIVAEPSPIAVGPAIVESPVAVSPVIVAEPSPIAVGPAIVESPVAVSPVIVAEPSPIAVGPAIVESPVAVSPVIVAEPSPIAVGPAIVDTPAVAPVAVVDTPIDPVAVVDGPSPIAVGPAIVGPVDPVAVVDGPSPIAVGPAVIGSFEPVISETPVSTSLITLIFNIYNQASDFLGNPAPVAPETVISEGADAVNVVEQAVDPVNVVDQVVEPVLVVEAPADPEPVVVGPAVIPQPVVIANPIAEPAIHA is encoded by the exons ATGAAATCCCTGCTCATAACCGCTGTCTTAGTCGCCGTGGCCCTGGCCGGGCCCACCAACCGCGTCCTCATCGCCAGTCACCTCTTCGAGTCACCAATCGC TGTCGGCCCCGCTATCGTCGAGAGCCCCGCTCCCATCGCCGTTGGCCCCGCTATCGTCGAGAGCCCCGCTCCCATCGCCGTTGGCCCTGCTATCGTCGAATCAC CTGTTGCAGTCAGCCCCGTTATCGTGGCTGAGCCTTCTCCCATCGCTGTCGGCCCCGCTATCGTCGAGAGCCCCGCTCCCATCGCCGTCGGCCCCGCTATTGTCGAATCACCTGTTGCCGTCAGCCCCGTTATCGTGGCTGAGCCTTCTCCCATCGCTGTAGGCCCCGCTATCGTCGAGACACCTGTCGCCGTCAGCCCCGTCATCGTAGCCGAGCCTTCTCCCATCGCCGTTGGCCCCGCTATCGTTGAGAGCCCCGCTCCCATTGCCGTTGGCCCCGCTATCGTGGAGTCACCTGTTGCCGTCAGCCCCGTTATCGTAGCTGAGCCTTCTCCCATCGCTGTTGGCCCCGCCATTGTGGAGTCCCCTGCTGCAGTCAGCCCCGTCATCGTTGCTGAGCCTTCCCCCATCGCCGTTGGCCCCGCTATCGTGGAGTCACCTGTTGCTGTCAGCCCCGTTATCGTAGCTGAGCCTTCTCCCATCGCCGTTGGCCCCGCTATCGTCGAGACACCTGTCGCCGTCAGCCCCGTCATCGTAGCTGAGCCATCCCCCATCGCCGTTGGCCCCGCTATCGTGGAGTCACCTGTCGCCGTCAGCCCCGTTATTGTGGCTGAGCCTTCCCCCATCGCCGTTGGCCCCGCTATCGTGGAGTCACCTGTCGCTGTAAGCCCCGTTATCGTAGCTGAGCCTTCCCCCATCGCCGTTGGCCCCGCTATCGTCGAGACACCTGTCGCCGTCAGCCCCGTCATCGTAGCTGAGCCTTCCCCCATCGCCGTTGGACCCGCTATCGTCGAGACACCTGTCGCCGTCGGCCCCGTCATCGTAGCTGAGCCTTCCCCCATCGCCGTTGGACCCGCTATCGTCGAGACACCTGTCGCCGTCGGCCCCGTCATCGTAGCTGAGCCTTCCCCTATCGCCGTTGGTCCCGCTATCGTCGAGACACCTGTCGCCGTCAGCCCCGTCATCGTAGCTGAGCCTTCCCCCATCGCCGTTGGCCCCGCTATCGTCGAGACACCTGTCGCCGTCAGCCCCGTTATCGTAGCTGAGCCTTCTCCCATCGCTGTTGGCCCCGCCATTGTGGAGTCCCCTGTTGCAGTCAGCCCCGTCATCGTAGCTGAGCCTTCCCCCATCGCCGTTGGCCCCGCCATTGTGGAGTCCCCTGTTGCAGTCAGCCCCGTCATCGTAGCTGAGCCTTCCCCCATCGCCGTTGGCCCCGCCATTGTGGAGTCCCCTGTTGCAGTCAGCCCCGTCATCGTAGCTGAGCCTTCCCCCATCGCCGTTGGCCCCGCCATTGTGGAGTCCCCTGTTGCAGTCAGCCCCGTCATCGTAGCTGAGCCTTCCCCCATCGCCGTTGGCCCCGCTATCGTCGACACCCCAGCTGTAGCCCCCGTAGCGGTCGTGGACACACCTATTGACCCCGTCGCCGTTGTAGACGGACCTAGCCCTATCGCCGTTGGGCCCGCCATCGTCGGACCTGTCGACCCCGTCGCCGTTGTCGATGGACCCTCTCCCATAGCTGTTGGACCAGCAGTCATCGGCAGCTTTGAGCCCGTCATCTCTGAGACTCCAGTCAGCACTTCCCTTATCACCCTTATCTTCAACATCTACAACCAAGCCAGTGATTTCCTCGGAAACCCAGCACCTGTGGCTCCCGAAACCGTCATATCTGAAGGTGCTGACGCAGTGAACGTAGTAGAACAAGCTGTTGACCCAGTTAATGTTGTTGATCAAGTTGTTGAACCCGTGTTGGTAGTTGAAGCACCTGCAGACCCTGAGCCAGTGGTGGTAGGCCCCGCAGTCATCCCTCAGCCTGTGGTCATTGCAAACCCAATTGCCGAGCCTGCTATTCATGCTTAA